A genome region from Methanobacterium bryantii includes the following:
- the cas5 gene encoding CRISPR-associated protein Cas5: MFGLKFRIEALYFTTFRKSTSTSLISSYSIPPFTTIRGIISNALGLKRDDLRVQNWINIGIKLQNNVNRSTEMAKVLKLKGNGKKYQKTFPSSPMFKEFLVNPIYDIYIAGEQGKIQDIYSALKNPKRPLYIGGSDELIDINVFEPVEIGKVASKETFCAVEGIHENCIIEKIPYKFIQAGRNFSLEYKTVSIPKDENFSGETETFNFDGENIFLF, translated from the coding sequence ATGTTTGGATTAAAATTTAGAATAGAAGCTCTCTATTTTACGACTTTCAGAAAATCCACAAGTACAAGCTTAATTAGTTCTTATAGTATTCCTCCATTTACTACAATTCGAGGAATCATATCTAATGCATTAGGACTTAAAAGAGATGATTTAAGAGTTCAAAATTGGATAAATATCGGAATAAAACTTCAAAATAATGTTAATCGTTCCACAGAAATGGCAAAGGTTCTAAAACTAAAAGGAAATGGAAAAAAATATCAAAAAACATTTCCTTCATCACCAATGTTCAAGGAATTTCTTGTAAATCCAATTTATGACATTTACATTGCAGGTGAACAAGGAAAAATCCAAGACATATACAGTGCATTGAAAAATCCAAAAAGACCGTTGTATATAGGCGGATCAGATGAACTCATTGATATAAATGTTTTTGAGCCTGTAGAAATCGGAAAAGTTGCTTCCAAAGAAACATTTTGCGCTGTGGAGGGAATACATGAAAATTGTATAATTGAAAAAATTCCCTACAAGTTTATTCAAGCAGGAAGAAATTTTTCACTTGAATACAAAACAGTATCTATTCCTAAAGATGAAAATTTCAGTGGAGAAACCGAAACATTCAATTTTGATGGTGAGAACATTTTTCTTTTTTAA